A stretch of Acropora muricata isolate sample 2 chromosome 7, ASM3666990v1, whole genome shotgun sequence DNA encodes these proteins:
- the LOC136923718 gene encoding uncharacterized protein — protein MPGKCSFNHKWLTMEEYKWVRQVKGDSKKAICIVCNKTIALTSMGESALRSHMTGSKHQVNVKSNGTASTMKPFLQRKTSDDQKSICTATVNQEKVGTSSPDEDMPMNIPPPPATDVATSSGKSVSQFFSGNDVLKSEVLWTLKTISSHCSYNSNENIDKIFHVMFPDSQIAAKFTCGSRKTSYLCVFGLATHFKEMLMKAVKGSFTILFYESLNKKCQAKQMDIHVRFWEGDKVVTRYFGSQFLGHATANDMVQHFEESVVNSGLPICNLAQISMDGPSVNWKFFTDMKKKLADDYETIVINIGSCGLHIVHNSFKTGATAAEWKVEALLSSLYYLFKDSPARREDFSKVSGSTRLPLKFVNHRWLENETVCERALELWEDILKYVKAAESKEITKPGNKSYETIVEATKDKLIRAKLQFFKCVAGQIQPFLATFQSDKPLTPFLSSELCNIIRSLMRRFVKKDVLSEASTADKLVKVDVTDKSIHVNYKKIDIGFLTEKAVKDSVGVSEKQVLEFRLQCKTFLIELLQKLLTKCPASYSLVRNLSALNPREMASNVDHCVSRFKKVVTQLVSVRRIKESDCDAIIQEYTSFLDNIPAFGSEKFANFNFSTDRLDELFSTYMNTHPYQKLFKVVQLLLVLSHGQASVERGFSVNKELEVENLANQSLVAQRLVCDHINTVGGILNVSITQPLLTSCSAARKRYERYLEQQRQNNKSEEGSRKRKSLLTEIEELKEKKRRTSVDIDGLIKSADNLAEKAELMGNISFVTQSNSLRRTSKEKAKELKTLDSKLEEKIQALKNC, from the coding sequence ATGCCTGGAAAGTGCAGTTTTAACCATAAGTGGTTAACTATGGAAGAGTATAAATGGGTTAGGCAAGTTAAAGGCGATTCGAAGAAAGCAATCTGCATTGTATGTAACAAAACTATCGCTTTAACATCGATGGGTGAGAGTGCATTGCGTTCGCACATGACGGGAAGTAAACATCAGGTGAATGTAAAGTCGAATGGAACAGCAAGTACTATGAAGCCTTTTTTACAGAGAAAAACTTCGGATGATCAGAAGAGTATTTGTACGGCAACAGTAAATCAGGAGAAGGTTGGTACTTCGAGTCCTGACGAAGATATGCCGATGAACATTCCACCACCACCCGCCACGGATGTTGCAACATCGTCTGGGAAATCAGTTTCCCAGTTTTTCAGCGGAAATGATGTACTCAAGTCTGAGGTACTGTggactttgaaaacaatttcaagtcatTGTTCTTATAATTCCaatgaaaacattgacaaaatTTTTCATGTTATGTTTCCTGATAGCCAAATAGCGGCAAAATTTACTTGTGGTTCAAGGAAAACATCCTATCTCTGTGTTTTTGGTTTAGCCACACACTTTAAGGAAATGTTGATGAAAGCTGTAAAAGGATCTTTTACTATTCTTTTTTATGAGAGTTTAAACAAGAAATGTCAAGCAAAGCAAATGGACATTCACGTTCGTTTCTGGGAGGGTGACAAAGTTGTCACACGTTACTTTGGTTCACAGTTTTTGGGTCATGCAACTGCTAATGATATGGTCCAGCATTTTGAGGAGAGTGTGGTGAACAGCGGACTTCCAATTTGTAACCTAGCACAAATAAGCATGGATGGCCCTAGTGTTAACTGGAAGTTCTTTACTGATATGAAGAAGAAACTAGCTGATGATTATGAAACCATTGTGATAAACATAGGGTCGTGTGGACTCCATATTGTTCACAATAGCTTCAAAACTGGAGCAACTGCAGCAGAGTGGAAAGTGGAAGCATTGCTGTCAAGTCTTTATTACCTTTTTAAAGACTCACCAGCAAGGCGGGAAGATTTCTCAAAGGTTTCTGGCAGCACTAGATTGCCCCTCAAGTTTGTGAATCATAGATGGCTGGAGAATGAGACTGTTTGTGAAAGAGCTCTAGAGCTGTGGGAGGACATTCTCAAGTACGTGAAAGCTGCTGAATCGAAGGAAATTACGAAACCAGGAAACAAATCATATGAAACAATTGTTGAGGCTACCAAAGACAAACTAATCAGAGCTAAATTACAATTTTTCAAATGTGTAGCAGGACAAATTCAACCATTTTTGGCTACCTTTCAAAGTGACAAGCCACTGACACCCTTCCTTTCTAGTGAACTTTGTAACATTATCAGGTCATTAATGCGGAGGTTCGTaaagaaagatgttttgtcagAAGCTTCAACTGCTGACAAGCTTGTCAAAGTTGATGTCACTGACAAAAGCATACATGTCAACTACAAAAAGATTGACATTGGTTTCTTAACTGAAAAGGCAGTAAAAGACTCTGTTGGAGTAAGTGAAAAGCAAGTTTTGGAATTCAGACTGCAGTGCAAGACCTTTCTAATAGAACTGCTACAGAAACTTTTGACCAAATGCCCTGCCTCATATTCTTTAGTGAGAAATCTGAGTGCCTTAAATCCCAGAGAGATGGCTTCCAATGTAGACCACTGCGTATCCAGGTTTAAGAAGGTTGTAACCCAGCTTGTGAGTGTCAGAAGGATCAAAGAAAGTGACTGTGATGCTATTATTCAGGAGTACACCAGTTTTCTGGACAACATACCAGCTTTTGGATCTGAGAAGTTTGCGAACTTCAACTTCAGTACTGACAGATTAGATGAGCTTTTCAGCACTTACATGAATACACATCCTTACCAGAAGTTGTTTAAAGTAGTACAGCTCCTTTTAGTCCTGTCTCATGGTCAAGCTTCAGTGGAAAGAGGTTTCTCGGTGAATAAAGAGCTTGAAGTTGAGAATCTGGCAAATCAGTCTCTTGTAGCTCAGCGCCTCGTGTGTGATCATATTAACACTGTTGGTGGCATTTTGAATGTATCTATCACCCAGCCTTTGCTTACCTCATGTTCTGCGGCAAGAAAACGTTATGAAAGATACCTTGAACAACAAAGACAGAACAATAAATCTGAAGAAGGAAGTCGAAAGAGGAAGTCTTTGCTAACAGAAATTGAGGAACTGAAGGAGAAAAAACGGAGAACGAGTGTGGACATAGATGGGTTGATTAAGTCAGCAGACAATTTGGCTGAGAAGGCTGAATTAATGGGGAACATATCTTTTGTGACACAGTCCAATTCCCTCAGGAGAACATCTaaagaaaaggcaaaggaaCTTAAGACCCTGGATAGCAAGTTGGAAGAGAAGATTCAGGCATTAAAAAACTGTTAA